In Haemorhous mexicanus isolate bHaeMex1 chromosome 6, bHaeMex1.pri, whole genome shotgun sequence, a single window of DNA contains:
- the GOLGA5 gene encoding golgin subfamily A member 5 isoform X2 encodes MSWLADLAGKAEDLLNRVDQGAASALSKKDTSSSAVYDKKNLDSANEYSEVHQHTGELKYQTSSKAAYISSAAENIKHQKATILAGTANIKTARRTSLEAASTVENASTPRAASHFVRRKKSEPDDELLFDFLNSSEKEPNGRIDSKKEKSKAPVLQNHSRTSSISSVSTSTQSARTTEDNSIRSQGNETPDSSDSGLGAQGNDGLKDSSLSAVTSPSLSANDDSKSHELSNLRLENQLLRNEVQSLNQEVASLIQRSKETQEELNKSREKVEKWNVDHSKSDRMVRDLQARVDDLTEAVGAKDSQLAVLKVRLQEADQLLSARTEALEALQSEKSRIIQDHSEGSSLQNQALQTLQERLRDADSALKREQESYKQMQNEFAARLSKVEAERQNLAEGITAAERKYLDEKRRADELQQQVKVTKSHLESAKQELTDYKQKATRILQSKEKLINSLKEGSGIEGLDSNTASTVELEELRHERDTQREEIQKLLGQIQQMRTELQDMETQQVSEAESVREQLQDLQEQISAQKMAKQEAEAELERQKQELHYTEEELYRTKNTLQSRIKDREEEIQKLRNQLTNKTLSSSSQTELENRLHQLTETLIQKQTMLESLSTEKNSLVYQLERLEQQLKAIQGTSANGPSINMAGIDGAEGARLRSVPVLFGDADASVAGMYGRVRKAASTIDHFSIRLGIFLRRYPIARVFVIIYMALLHLWVMIVLLTYTPEMHHDSPSGR; translated from the exons ATGTCTTGGCTTGCTGATCTcgctggaaaggcagaggatCTCCTCAACAGAGTTGATCAAGGAGCTGCATCAGCTCTGAGCAAAAAAGACACATCAAGCAGTGCAGTTTATGATAAGAAGAACTTGGACTCTGCCAATGAGTATTCTGAAGTGCACCAGCATACTGGAGAACTGAAATACCAGACCTCATCCAAAGCAGCCTACATCTCCTCAGCAGCGGAAAATATTAAACACCAAAAGGCCACAATCCTGGCAGGAACAGCAAATATTAAAACAGCACGTAGGACATCCTTGGAGGCAGCTTCTACAGTAGAAAATGCTTCCACACCTAGAGCAGCCTCACATTttgtgagaagaaaaaagtcagAACCTGATGATGAGTTGCTATTTGATTTTCTCAACAGTTCAGAGAAAGAACCTAATGGAAGGATAGActctaaaaaggagaagagCAAGGCACCTGTTCTTCAAAATCACTCTCGGACTTCAAGCATTAGTTCTGTGTCTACCAGTACACAGAGTGCAAGAACTACTGAAGATAATTCCATCAGGAGCCAAGGCAATG AAACTCCAGACAGTTCAGACTCTGGCCTGGGAGCACAAGGGAATGATGGCCTGAAGGATTCATCACTAAGTGCAGTAACCAGCCCCAGCCTTTCAGCCAATGATGATTCCAAATCCCATGAGCTGTCCAACCTTCGCCTGGAGAACCAGCTGCTGCGAAATGAAGTTCAGTCTTTAAATCAAGAAGTGGCTTCATTAATACAGAGGTCCAAAGAAACACAAGAAG AACTGAACAAATCCCGGGAGAAGGTGGAGAAGTGGAATGTTGACCATTCCAAGAGTGACAGGATGGTTAGAGACCTTCAGGCTCGGGTGGATGATCTGACAGAAGCTGTTGGTGCCAAAGATTCACAGCTAGCTGTGCTGAAAGTACGGTTGCAAGAAGCTGATCAGCTCTTAAGTGCTCGGACAGAAGCTTTAGAAGCACTGCAGAGTGAAAAATCACG GATAATACAAGACCACAGTGAAGGAAGCAGTTTACAAAATCAAGCCCTTCAGACTCTTCAGGAGAGGCTGCGTGATGCAGACTCTGCACTCAAGCGAGAGCAAGAAAGTTACAAACAAATGCAG AATGAGTTTGCGGCTCGTCTAAGTAAAGTGGAAGCAGAACGTCAGAACCTGGCAGAAGGGATaactgcagcagagagaaagtATTTAGATGAGAAGAGGCGAGCTGATGAGCTTCAGCAGCAAGTCAAAGTAACTAAAAGCCACCTAGAATCTGCAAAACAGGAGCTGACAGACTATAAACAGAAAGCTACTCGCATTCTCCAG TCTAAAGAAAAGTTGATAAACAGCTTAAAAGAAGGCTCTGGTATTGAAGGCCTGGATAGCAATACAGCAAGCACGGTGGAACTGGAGGAACTGAGACACGAGCGAGACACtcagagagaagaaatacaaaaactACTGGGGCAAATACAACAGATGAGAACAGAGCTGCAG GATATGGAGACACAGCAGGTAAGCGAAGCTGAGTCAGTGAGAGAGCAGCTTCAAGATCTGCAAGAGCAGATATCAGCACAAAAAATGGCCAAGCAGGAGGCAGAAGCTGAACTAGAACGGCAAAAACAG GAACTTCATTATACTGAAGAAGAACTGTATCGAACAAAGAATACTTTGCAAAGCAGAATAaaagacagagaggaagaaattcAGAAGCTCAGAAATCAG ctgacaAACAAGACTCTAAGCAGTAGTAGTCAGACAGAATTGGAAAATCGGCTTCACCAGCTGACAGAAACACTAATTCAGAAGCAAACCATGTTAGAGAGCCTGAGCACAGAGAAAAATTCACTTGTGTACCAACTGGAACGGCTcgagcagcagctgaaggctATCCAAGGCACAAGTGCCAATGGACCTTCCATTAACATGGCAGGCATTGATGGTGCTGAAG GGGCCCGTCTGCGCAGTGTCCCCGTCCTGTTCGGGGACGCGGACGCCAGCGTGGCCGGAATGTACGGCAGGGTCCGCAAGGCTGCCAGCACCATCGACCACTTCAG CATTCGGCTGGGAATCTTTCTGAGGCGATACCCCATAGCAAGAGTCTTTGTAATCATTTACATG gcCTTGCTTCATCTCTGGGTTATGATTGTTCTCCTTACCTACACCCCAGAAATGCATCATGACAGTCCCAGTGGCAGGTAG
- the GOLGA5 gene encoding golgin subfamily A member 5 isoform X1, giving the protein MSWLADLAGKAEDLLNRVDQGAASALSKKDTSSSAVYDKKNLDSANEYSEVHQHTGELKYQTSSKAAYISSAAENIKHQKATILAGTANIKTARRTSLEAASTVENASTPRAASHFVRRKKSEPDDELLFDFLNSSEKEPNGRIDSKKEKSKAPVLQNHSRTSSISSVSTSTQSARTTEDNSIRSQGNETPDSSDSGLGAQGNDGLKDSSLSAVTSPSLSANDDSKSHELSNLRLENQLLRNEVQSLNQEVASLIQRSKETQEELNKSREKVEKWNVDHSKSDRMVRDLQARVDDLTEAVGAKDSQLAVLKVRLQEADQLLSARTEALEALQSEKSRIIQDHSEGSSLQNQALQTLQERLRDADSALKREQESYKQMQNEFAARLSKVEAERQNLAEGITAAERKYLDEKRRADELQQQVKVTKSHLESAKQELTDYKQKATRILQSKEKLINSLKEGSGIEGLDSNTASTVELEELRHERDTQREEIQKLLGQIQQMRTELQDMETQQVSEAESVREQLQDLQEQISAQKMAKQEAEAELERQKQELHYTEEELYRTKNTLQSRIKDREEEIQKLRNQLTNKTLSSSSQTELENRLHQLTETLIQKQTMLESLSTEKNSLVYQLERLEQQLKAIQGTSANGPSINMAGIDGAEAGARLRSVPVLFGDADASVAGMYGRVRKAASTIDHFSIRLGIFLRRYPIARVFVIIYMALLHLWVMIVLLTYTPEMHHDSPSGR; this is encoded by the exons ATGTCTTGGCTTGCTGATCTcgctggaaaggcagaggatCTCCTCAACAGAGTTGATCAAGGAGCTGCATCAGCTCTGAGCAAAAAAGACACATCAAGCAGTGCAGTTTATGATAAGAAGAACTTGGACTCTGCCAATGAGTATTCTGAAGTGCACCAGCATACTGGAGAACTGAAATACCAGACCTCATCCAAAGCAGCCTACATCTCCTCAGCAGCGGAAAATATTAAACACCAAAAGGCCACAATCCTGGCAGGAACAGCAAATATTAAAACAGCACGTAGGACATCCTTGGAGGCAGCTTCTACAGTAGAAAATGCTTCCACACCTAGAGCAGCCTCACATTttgtgagaagaaaaaagtcagAACCTGATGATGAGTTGCTATTTGATTTTCTCAACAGTTCAGAGAAAGAACCTAATGGAAGGATAGActctaaaaaggagaagagCAAGGCACCTGTTCTTCAAAATCACTCTCGGACTTCAAGCATTAGTTCTGTGTCTACCAGTACACAGAGTGCAAGAACTACTGAAGATAATTCCATCAGGAGCCAAGGCAATG AAACTCCAGACAGTTCAGACTCTGGCCTGGGAGCACAAGGGAATGATGGCCTGAAGGATTCATCACTAAGTGCAGTAACCAGCCCCAGCCTTTCAGCCAATGATGATTCCAAATCCCATGAGCTGTCCAACCTTCGCCTGGAGAACCAGCTGCTGCGAAATGAAGTTCAGTCTTTAAATCAAGAAGTGGCTTCATTAATACAGAGGTCCAAAGAAACACAAGAAG AACTGAACAAATCCCGGGAGAAGGTGGAGAAGTGGAATGTTGACCATTCCAAGAGTGACAGGATGGTTAGAGACCTTCAGGCTCGGGTGGATGATCTGACAGAAGCTGTTGGTGCCAAAGATTCACAGCTAGCTGTGCTGAAAGTACGGTTGCAAGAAGCTGATCAGCTCTTAAGTGCTCGGACAGAAGCTTTAGAAGCACTGCAGAGTGAAAAATCACG GATAATACAAGACCACAGTGAAGGAAGCAGTTTACAAAATCAAGCCCTTCAGACTCTTCAGGAGAGGCTGCGTGATGCAGACTCTGCACTCAAGCGAGAGCAAGAAAGTTACAAACAAATGCAG AATGAGTTTGCGGCTCGTCTAAGTAAAGTGGAAGCAGAACGTCAGAACCTGGCAGAAGGGATaactgcagcagagagaaagtATTTAGATGAGAAGAGGCGAGCTGATGAGCTTCAGCAGCAAGTCAAAGTAACTAAAAGCCACCTAGAATCTGCAAAACAGGAGCTGACAGACTATAAACAGAAAGCTACTCGCATTCTCCAG TCTAAAGAAAAGTTGATAAACAGCTTAAAAGAAGGCTCTGGTATTGAAGGCCTGGATAGCAATACAGCAAGCACGGTGGAACTGGAGGAACTGAGACACGAGCGAGACACtcagagagaagaaatacaaaaactACTGGGGCAAATACAACAGATGAGAACAGAGCTGCAG GATATGGAGACACAGCAGGTAAGCGAAGCTGAGTCAGTGAGAGAGCAGCTTCAAGATCTGCAAGAGCAGATATCAGCACAAAAAATGGCCAAGCAGGAGGCAGAAGCTGAACTAGAACGGCAAAAACAG GAACTTCATTATACTGAAGAAGAACTGTATCGAACAAAGAATACTTTGCAAAGCAGAATAaaagacagagaggaagaaattcAGAAGCTCAGAAATCAG ctgacaAACAAGACTCTAAGCAGTAGTAGTCAGACAGAATTGGAAAATCGGCTTCACCAGCTGACAGAAACACTAATTCAGAAGCAAACCATGTTAGAGAGCCTGAGCACAGAGAAAAATTCACTTGTGTACCAACTGGAACGGCTcgagcagcagctgaaggctATCCAAGGCACAAGTGCCAATGGACCTTCCATTAACATGGCAGGCATTGATGGTGCTGAAG CAGGGGCCCGTCTGCGCAGTGTCCCCGTCCTGTTCGGGGACGCGGACGCCAGCGTGGCCGGAATGTACGGCAGGGTCCGCAAGGCTGCCAGCACCATCGACCACTTCAG CATTCGGCTGGGAATCTTTCTGAGGCGATACCCCATAGCAAGAGTCTTTGTAATCATTTACATG gcCTTGCTTCATCTCTGGGTTATGATTGTTCTCCTTACCTACACCCCAGAAATGCATCATGACAGTCCCAGTGGCAGGTAG